The following proteins come from a genomic window of Pseudomonas putida:
- a CDS encoding CsbD family protein — translation MKSEQVEGVAQKVAGKAQSAVGRLFEDPALEAEGDGRQVAGQLTKTYGDALNNVSTFVKEKPITALAIGAALTLVVSRLLRR, via the coding sequence ATGAAAAGCGAACAAGTTGAAGGTGTTGCACAGAAAGTCGCTGGCAAGGCGCAGAGCGCAGTGGGCCGGCTGTTCGAGGACCCGGCCCTGGAGGCAGAGGGTGATGGCCGCCAGGTCGCAGGCCAACTGACCAAAACCTATGGTGACGCACTGAACAACGTCTCCACCTTCGTTAAAGAGAAGCCCATCACCGCCCTGGCAATCGGCGCCGCGCTCACCCTGGTGGTGAGCCGCCTGCTGCGTCGCTGA
- a CDS encoding GntR family transcriptional regulator, producing MKGKTVSSKQQEVQRIAEMLAKAIAQHRLRPGVRLVEAHIVETLQANRNHVQAALQRLAMQRIVDIEPNRGATVAQPSAREAREIFAARRAVERAIVEAITPTHVAEHQVRIEQHMHNERAATASTDRRAIVRELSEFHLLLGEVSGNQVLADILGNLMVRSSLIVALYQRGDSPPCASDEHQAIIDALRAGNTQAAVDEMIAHLDELEGQLALEDVAAPEVNLRQALSGL from the coding sequence ATGAAAGGCAAGACGGTCAGCAGCAAGCAACAAGAAGTCCAGCGCATCGCCGAGATGCTCGCCAAGGCCATTGCCCAGCATCGTCTACGCCCCGGCGTGCGGCTGGTCGAGGCGCACATCGTCGAAACCCTGCAGGCCAACCGCAACCACGTGCAGGCTGCGTTGCAACGCCTGGCCATGCAGCGCATCGTCGACATCGAGCCCAACCGCGGTGCCACCGTGGCCCAGCCCAGTGCCCGCGAAGCACGGGAAATCTTCGCCGCACGCCGCGCCGTGGAGCGGGCGATCGTCGAGGCCATCACCCCGACCCATGTCGCCGAGCATCAGGTGCGCATCGAACAGCACATGCACAACGAGCGCGCAGCCACTGCCAGCACCGATCGCCGCGCCATCGTCCGCGAACTCAGCGAGTTTCACCTGTTGCTGGGGGAGGTGAGCGGTAACCAGGTGCTGGCCGATATCCTCGGCAACCTGATGGTGCGCAGCTCGCTGATCGTCGCCCTTTACCAGCGTGGTGACAGCCCGCCCTGTGCCTCGGACGAGCACCAGGCGATCATCGATGCGTTGCGCGCCGGCAATACCCAGGCGGCCGTGGACGAAATGATCGCGCACCTGGACGAGCTCGAGGGCCAGTTGGCCCTCGAGGATGTAGCTGCGCCTGAGGTCAACCTGCGTCAGGCACTGTCAGGGCTGTGA
- a CDS encoding gamma-glutamyltransferase family protein: protein MNESLVAHSRGGVLCTPHPLASAAGLEVLDGGGSAIDAMLTASAVLAAVYPHMTGLGGDALWLLHDDQVRTIIGIGQAGMRLPAAGAISLRGPGSVGTTAGAMASWAQAKAISEQWGSRLGWADLLTGAAGLARDGVEVSPSQLFWQGQRASLIKTLSSLQPLCTPQGGRLRQPALANSLEHLARRGPGDFYHGELAEAFGVAFDALGCGLTVEDLRATRACLAAPISVRYRNGRLYNVAPPTQGLYTLRAMAALQAVNLGENGTPRYYHLLVEAIKQGLLQRNAQLHDPLASGWDFEHALAQPAATLDEQRATPWGEPGQPADTVWMAATDRAGRSACLIQSLFHDFGSGCILGDTGILWHNRAAGFSPQPGHRNAWAPGKRPAHTLNPSAYLADDGRRWFFGTQGGDGQPQTQMVLATQLIDYQQPAEVALRAPRFLLGRSFFDSTDNLKLEADIGESVVQGLADRGHQVETTPALSPLMGLAGVIAIGPDGQRTAAYDPRSQGSALGQQD, encoded by the coding sequence ATGAACGAGTCCCTGGTCGCCCATTCCCGCGGTGGCGTGCTGTGCACCCCGCACCCCTTGGCAAGCGCGGCGGGCCTGGAGGTGCTCGATGGCGGGGGTAGCGCAATCGATGCAATGCTCACCGCCAGTGCCGTGCTGGCGGCGGTATACCCACACATGACGGGCCTGGGTGGCGATGCACTGTGGTTGCTCCATGACGATCAGGTACGCACCATCATCGGGATCGGCCAGGCCGGGATGCGCTTGCCCGCAGCAGGCGCGATCAGCCTGCGCGGGCCTGGCTCCGTCGGGACCACGGCCGGGGCCATGGCCAGTTGGGCGCAGGCCAAGGCAATCAGCGAGCAGTGGGGGTCGCGGCTGGGCTGGGCCGACCTGCTGACTGGCGCCGCAGGGTTGGCCCGCGACGGGGTTGAGGTATCGCCCTCGCAACTGTTCTGGCAAGGGCAGCGCGCCAGCCTGATCAAGACACTGTCCAGCCTGCAGCCATTGTGTACGCCCCAAGGTGGCCGTCTGCGCCAACCCGCGCTGGCCAACAGCCTGGAGCACCTGGCGCGGCGTGGCCCAGGCGACTTTTATCACGGGGAACTGGCAGAAGCCTTTGGTGTAGCGTTCGACGCGCTGGGTTGCGGCCTGACCGTCGAAGACTTGCGCGCCACCCGGGCCTGCCTGGCGGCGCCGATCTCCGTACGCTATCGCAACGGCCGACTGTACAACGTCGCGCCACCCACCCAAGGCCTGTACACGCTGCGCGCCATGGCTGCCCTGCAGGCTGTGAACCTGGGCGAAAACGGCACGCCGCGCTACTACCACCTGCTGGTCGAAGCCATCAAGCAGGGCCTGCTGCAGCGCAACGCTCAACTGCATGACCCGCTCGCCAGCGGCTGGGACTTCGAGCACGCGCTTGCTCAGCCTGCCGCGACCCTTGACGAGCAGCGGGCGACGCCCTGGGGAGAGCCCGGGCAACCTGCCGACACTGTGTGGATGGCCGCCACCGACCGCGCCGGGCGCAGCGCCTGCCTGATCCAAAGCCTGTTCCATGACTTCGGCTCCGGTTGCATCCTGGGCGATACCGGCATCCTCTGGCACAACCGCGCGGCAGGTTTCAGCCCCCAGCCGGGGCACCGCAATGCCTGGGCGCCCGGCAAGCGGCCGGCGCACACGCTCAACCCTTCGGCCTACCTGGCCGATGATGGGCGCCGCTGGTTCTTCGGCACCCAAGGGGGTGATGGCCAACCCCAGACGCAGATGGTGCTTGCCACCCAGTTGATCGACTACCAGCAGCCTGCCGAGGTGGCGTTGCGTGCACCGCGGTTTCTGCTTGGGCGCAGCTTCTTCGACAGCACCGACAACCTCAAACTGGAGGCCGATATCGGCGAATCGGTGGTGCAGGGGCTGGCTGACCGGGGCCATCAGGTCGAGACCACGCCTGCGCTAAGCCCGTTGATGGGCCTGGCCGGTGTGATCGCCATCGGCCCTGACGGCCAGCGCACTGCTGCCTACGACCCGCGCAGCCAGGGCAGCGCCCTTGGCCAGCAGGACTGA